TCCCCTGATGAAGCTGCCGACTTGATAGCCGACCTGCCCCAGGAGACTGCTGATGACATTTTCGAGGAAATGGACGATGCGTACGAGGAACAGGTCAAAGATCTTCTTTCCCACGAGGAGGATGAGGCCGGCGGTCTCATGACCACACAATTTCTCGCATTGCCCCCGGACAAGACCATTGTCGATGCTCTTGCGCATATACGTCTGCACGCGGATGAGGTAGATGTCATCTATTACTTGTACGTGGTTGACGCGGAATCCAGATTATTGGGCGTCACCAATTTGAGAGAACTGCTGTCTTATGAAATTTTCACTCCTCTCGAGAGGATTATGACAACGCGGCTCATTACCGCGAAAATCGATGCCGAAGCCGAAGACCTGGCAGACCTGTTCGCAAAGTACGGTTTTCGTGCTGTTCCCGTTGTAGACGATGACAACCACATCAAAGGGGTTATCAGATTCAAGACCCTTTTGGAAATACTAGCCCCGCATTTGGGAAAGTGATCTGGAGCGCATTGTGTCAACCATGCAAGACAATGCGGTTTCTCGGTCTTTCGGAAGTCTCCTCCGGAGTCGACTCGTATCGTTATGGGGAATTCTCATTCTTATGGGGCCCGGCATCATAACGTCCAATGTGGATAACGATGCGGGTGGCATCACGACATACTCTCTGGCAGGCGCCGAATTCGGCCTGAGTCTTCTCTGGTCATTTATCCCTATCACCCTGGTGTTGATTGTGGTGCAGGAAATGGGTGCGCGAATGGGCGTTGTATCGGGTAAGGGCCTGTCCGATCTCATTCGCGAGCGGTTTGGTGTCAAGATTACGTTTTATCTCATGATTTTGCTTGTCATCACCAATCTCGGAAATACTCTGGCTGAATTTGCAGGAATTGCAGCGTCTCTGGAGATTTTCGGAATGTCTCGTTATCTCACGATTCCGCTCAGCATTCTGTTTCTCATGTGGCTTCCGGTAAAAGGCACGTATAGATCGGTGGAAAAAATCTTTCTCACCGCGTGTGTATTTTATATTGCATATGTAATTACCGGTTTTCTCGTGCAACCCGATTGGGCGGAAGTCATTCACTCCACTGCCGCACCAACATTGAGAACCGATACCGCTTTCCTGGTGATGCTCGTCGGACTCGTGGGTACGACCATCGCTCCCTGGATGCAGTTTTACTTGCAGGCATCGGTAGTAGATAAAGGTCTCAGTGCAAAGGACCTGAAAGCAGTTCGCATCGACGTAGTCGTTGGGTCGGTGCTCGTAAGCGTGGTTGCTTTCTTTATTGTCCTTGCCTGTGCCTCGACCCTCTATAAAGCGGGCATCAAGGTGGATTCCGCGGAGCAAGCTGCTCTTGCGCTGAAGCCGCTGGCAGGGGAATACTGTACATGGTTGTTCGCTTTCGGCTTATTCAATGCTTCCATGTTTGCCGCTGCTATTCTGCCGCTTTCCACTGCATACACGGTGTGTGAAGCCTTCGGCTGGGAATCCAGCCTGGATAAGAAATTTTCCGAAGCACCTCAGTTCTATGGTCTGTATTGTTTCATCATATTCTTTTCAGGCCTTTTCATCCTCATTCCAAGTCTCCCGCTGATTTCCATCATGTTTGTTTCCCAGGTTATAAACGGACTGGTTTTGCCAGTTGTTCTCGTGTTCATGCTGTTACTCATCAACGATCCGGCAGTAATGCGCAAGAGCACCAACAGTACCCTCATGAACATCATTTGCTGGGCTTCGACCATAGGACTTGCAGCACTGAGCGGTTTCACCGTGTGGTCCGGTCTGATTGCTCTGCTAGGATTTTAATGCATGAAATATTCAGGACCTGATCCTCAAAGACGTCACGATTCTCTGATTTCCGCGGATGAAGGCCTCTCGATGTTCAACGAGATCGCCGGTTTCTATGACCGCACCAATAAAATTCTCTCATTGGGACTGGACGGATACTGGAGAAGAGTCGCAGTGAGGACTCTCGATCCGCAACCCGGTCGTGTGTACCTGGATGTGGGGTGTGGCACCGGAGACGTTTCGCTGGCCATCGCAACACATTCCCACGCGATGGGCCGGGTGATCGGCATAGATCCTTCC
The sequence above is a segment of the Desulfomonile tiedjei DSM 6799 genome. Coding sequences within it:
- a CDS encoding Nramp family divalent metal transporter: MQDNAVSRSFGSLLRSRLVSLWGILILMGPGIITSNVDNDAGGITTYSLAGAEFGLSLLWSFIPITLVLIVVQEMGARMGVVSGKGLSDLIRERFGVKITFYLMILLVITNLGNTLAEFAGIAASLEIFGMSRYLTIPLSILFLMWLPVKGTYRSVEKIFLTACVFYIAYVITGFLVQPDWAEVIHSTAAPTLRTDTAFLVMLVGLVGTTIAPWMQFYLQASVVDKGLSAKDLKAVRIDVVVGSVLVSVVAFFIVLACASTLYKAGIKVDSAEQAALALKPLAGEYCTWLFAFGLFNASMFAAAILPLSTAYTVCEAFGWESSLDKKFSEAPQFYGLYCFIIFFSGLFILIPSLPLISIMFVSQVINGLVLPVVLVFMLLLINDPAVMRKSTNSTLMNIICWASTIGLAALSGFTVWSGLIALLGF